The following coding sequences lie in one Colias croceus chromosome 1, ilColCroc2.1 genomic window:
- the LOC123702707 gene encoding protein rolling stone-like gives MGAVKKYFKKQFQSSMFKLEYRTASDFYGSCFQSNDSYLPLLVIRGILFFGSIAIVISSIVLTARGGEGGYWPIFLTHWGIAANMICTGIGFAVSLHAYIKQPFGDDFELPWLVKVYWISSNIAIPLSFFITIFYWTLLSGFVSEDGGELEFAINKVLDIFIHAINSVVMFLLLVTARQPVYLLHFYHVVLFALVYLFFSVIYYAAGGTDMFGNPFVYPMLDWSNPGIAVLTGVFSAVLIIILHFLVSFIVVGRDALSRWILN, from the exons atgGGTGCcgtcaaaaaatatttcaaaaagcaATTCCAAAGTAGCATGTTCAAACTCGAATATCGAACTGCTTCAGACTTTTATGGGAGTTGTTTTCAAAGCAACGATTCCTATTTACCTTTATTGGTAATTAGAGGTATATTGTTCTTTGGATCAATAGCTATAGTAATATCTTCCATAGTGCTGACTGCTAGAGGTGGAGAGGGCGGGTATTGGCCCATCTTCCTGACTCATTGGGGAATCGCTGCGAATATGATATGTACGGGAATCGGATTTGCTGTATCTTTACATGCATATATAAAACAGCCTTTCG GCGACGACTTCGAATTACCGTGGTTAGTAAAAGTCTATTGGATTTCATCAAACATAGCGATTCCTCTGTCATTctttattactatattttactgGACATTGCTGTCGGGTTTCGTAAGTGAAGATGGag gAGAGCTCGAATTCGCCATTAACAAAGTATTGGATATTTTCATCCACGCTATCAACAGTGTTGTAATGTTCCTGCTCCTGGTGACAGCAAGGCAGCCAGTGTACCTGCTGCACTTTTACCACGTTGTGCTATTTGCACTCGTTTACTTGTTCTtcagtgttatttattatgcagCTGGAGGGACTGATAT GTTTGGCAACCCGTTCGTCTATCCAATGCTCGACTGGAGCAATCCTGGTATAGCTGTACTGACGGGAGTCTTCTCTGCTGTTCTGATCATTATCCTACATTTCTTGGTCAGCTTCATAGTTGTGGGTCGAGATGCATTGAGCAGatggattttaaattaa